The following proteins are encoded in a genomic region of Arachis ipaensis cultivar K30076 chromosome B02, Araip1.1, whole genome shotgun sequence:
- the LOC110268790 gene encoding uncharacterized protein LOC110268790, producing MAGSTPRGTPHVVLLAYFVSVSFSNPPPHITPTEPIPCFDVDSFQLATQEMEADPSEGDDDPRWTQSDAFEEVHRAEERGVGVDDESCDFEDLRGMTVDDILKKVWVSVETAYEYYRRFGKMHGFGVRKGDSGKDCEGNLVRYRFFCNKEAFRDHKHYERIDRRREHKPETRTNCKAMLSIFLDKTDKCWR from the exons ATGGCTGGGTCGACACCGCGAGGGACCCCACATGTGGTACTGCTAGCTTACTTCGTCTCCGTGAGTTTCTCAAACCCGCCTCCCCACATTACACCCACGGAGCCAATACCCTGCTTCGACGTCGACAGCTTCCAATTAGCAACACAAGAG ATGGAGGCGGACCCAAGCGAGGGGGATGATGACCCTCGATGGACTCAAAGTGATGCGTTTGAGGAGGTCCATCGTGCAGAAGAACGTGGGGTCGGGGTGGATGATGAATCTTGTGACTTCGAAGACCTTCGCGGAATGACTGTGGATGACATTTTGAAGAAGGTTTGGGTCAGCGTGGAGACTGCATACGAGTATTATCGAAGATTTGGAAAAATGCATGGGTTCGGTGTGCGAAAGGGTGACTCAGGGAAAGACTGCGAAGGGAACTTGGTTAGATATAGGTTTTTTTGTAATAAGGAAGCTTTTAGGGATCATAAACACTATGAAAGGATTGATAGAAGGAGGGAACACAAACCGGAGACAAGAACTAACTGCAAGGCAATGTTATCGATTTTTTTAGACAAGACTGATAAATGCTGGAGGTGA